ATGGAGCTGTGAGGGGAAGGGAGTGGGGGCGTAGGCGTTTGCCCCATTGCCCCCTCACCCCGTTGCTTCGCAACGCCCCTCTCTGCAAGCAGCTCTACGAATCCCACGGGGGGAGAGGGGGAACAGCGCCCAAGCTGAAGCCTCTTCGAAAACGAGCACAGCGGACGCCGCACAGGTGTGGGCGAACGGCCCTCGCACCGCCTTCCCCACGTCGGCTCGCGCAGCGAGACGGTGGCCGCAGATGGGCCGCATCAAGATCAAACGTTACAGCCGAGGACCACGCCCACCAGCGCCGCCCGTCTGCCCTTGCCAAGCGCAGCGCCGCTCCCCCTACCCCCCCTGGGGGTAGGGGGCTGGGGGGTGGGGGCAAATCGCAATCAAGATGCCCTGCCCCCGCCCACAGCCCCACCCGCTACCCTCCCCCCATGCCCCCCACGCCCGCCGCCCTCCGAGCCCTCGCCCACCGCACGCTGACCCGCCAGCCGTCCATCCAGGCCGCCCTGAACGAGATGGGTTTCCTCCAGGCTGACCCCATCCGCGCCCCGGCCCGCGCCCAGGACCTCACGCTGATGCAGCGGGTGCGCGGTTACCGGGCCGGCGACCTCGAACGCCTCTACACCACGCTCGACGCCGAGGAAGACATGCTCCCCAACTACGGCTTCGTGCCCCGGCGGGTGCAGGCGCTGCTCCACCCGCGCGAGGTGGGCGAGACGCGAATTGAGCGTGAGCACCCGGAGCTTTTGGACGAGGTGCGGGCGCTGCTGCGCGAGTCGGGCGAGTCCGGTGAGTTGCACCCCCGCGAGGTGGCCGCGCGGCTGGGCCGGGGCCGGGTGGCGAATGCCTGGGGCGGGCAGTCGGCGGCGAGCACGCGGGCGCTGGACGCCCTGCACCACCGGGGCGAGGCCCGCGTGACCCGCCGGGTGTCGGGGGTGCGGCTCTACGGTCCGGCCCCCCACTTGGCGGCCCTGCGCGAGCGGCCTCTCTCGCTGGAAGAGCGGCTGCGCGGCGCCGTTCACCTCCTCGCCGCCCTGTATGCCCCGCTGCCGGAAGCGAGCCTGGGCTACCTCGTCAGCCTGTCGGGCTTCGGGCTGCCGCACCTGCGCTCGGAGCTCCGGACGGCTTTTCGCCGGGCTGTCCGGGAAGAACTCCACGGGGAGAGGGTGGACGGCCTGCGCTACGTCTGGCCCGCCGAGTGGGACGTGTCGGCGCCTGCCACTCCGCGCGGCGTGCGAATCGTCGGCCCCTTCGACCCCCTGGTGTGGGACCGCCGCCGCTTCGCGCACCTGCACGGCTGGACCTACCGGTTGGAGGCGTACACGCCCGCCGAGAAGCGGCAATTCGGCTACTACGCCCTGCCCGTCTTTCAGGCCGAGCGGGCGGTGGGCTGGGCCAACCTGCGGGCAGAGGGCGGCGAGCTGCGGGCCGACCTGAACTTCGCCCCCGGCGTGCGTGAAACGGTGGCGCTGCGGCGCGGGCTGGAGGCAGAACTGGGGCGCTACCGGCGGTTCCTGGGCCTGGAGGGCTAACCCTCCCCGTGCCATCCCGCCGTCACCCGTGCCAACGCCTCCCGCACGCCGCTGCCGGGATCGCGCCCGACCTGCGCGGCCGTCGCCAGCACGTTCAGGGCGAGGCCCGCCCGTTCCTCCGCCCGCCACTCGGCCTCGCTGCGGCGGACGCCGTGGGCGGCAAGTTCCGCGAGGTACGCCCCGCGCAGCCGGGGGCCGAGGCGGGCGCGGTCCGAGGCGTCCAACCGGACATACAGCAGGTGGGCGAGGTCCTCTCCCAGCGGCGCCGCGTGCGTCTGCCCATAGTCGATCAGGATGGGCGACCCGTCCGCCCGCGACCACAGCACCTGCCCGGCGTGGAGGTCTCCGTGCGCGAGGGTGACGCCGCGTGTGGCAGCCAGGAGGGCGGGGAGGGCCTCGGCCGCCGCCCGCACCGCCGCCCCCTCCCCATCCGTCCAGTCCGGGGCGACCCTGACCCGCCCCGCCCGCCGCACCGCCCGCGCCGGGTCCCAGCCCCACTCGCCGCACAGTTCGGGCCTCTCCAGCCAGAAGGCATGATGACGTGCGAGCAGCCGCGCGATCCGCTCCAGTGCGTCCTCCCGCTCGGCGTCGGTGGCGAAGGCCCCCCAGCCCGTCGTCGCGTCCGTCAGGTCCTCGGTGACGAGGTGTGCTCCCAGTCGCGCCGGGTCGCTCGCCGCGTGCCGGAAGCGGGCATGCGGAACGGGCGAGAGGGGCGCGAGGTCGCGCAGGTAGGCCGCCTCGCGCCCCAGCCGGACGTAGGCCCGCTCGTCGCGCCAGCCCGCCGGGAGGTACTTCAGGAAAAGGGGGCTGGATCCGCCCGCGTACCGCGCGAAGGCCGCTCCCTCCCCCACCCACGCCTCGCGCAACTGGCGGCGACCGGGAAAGGCGGCCCGCAACTCCCCCGGCCACACCCGCGCCGAGCGGGCGGGACCGGGGCCGGAGAGCCGCCGCAGATCGCCTACGAGGGCCGCCAGCCTCACGCCAGCAGCGAGAGCACCCCGGCCAGCGTGCCCCCGGTCAGGGCCGCGCCCACCATGAATGCGCCCAGGCACCCCAGCCCACGGGGACGCCGCGCCTGGCGGTAGTGCCCGCCCCCGACATAGCGCCCCCGGTGGCCGCTGCTGTGGCTGGTCAGGCCGCCGAGAAAGCCGCCCCGGCGGTGCCCGCTGCTGTGGCTGTGGCCCAGCATCCCGAAACCCCGGCGACCGTGGCTGTGGCTATGACTGCGACCGAAGGAAAAGGAGCCGCCTGAAAATCCGCTCATGCCCCAGGGTACGCGGCGGCGCGGGAAGAAGTTCCGCCCTGCGGGTGTCGGTGACTTCATGGCGGCAGATGGGGAGTCGCCGCGTATGATGGCCGATCATGACAGAGCGCAAGTATTTCGGCACCGACGGCGTACGCGCGGTGGCGGGCGAATTTCCGCTGACCCCGGCCTGGGTGATGACCCTGGGGGCGGCGGCGGGCGAGGTCTTCAAGCGGCGCAATCCCCGCGCCAGCGTGGTGATCGGCAAGGACACCCGCCAGAGCGGCGACATGCTGGAAGCCGCCCTCGCGGCGGGCCTGACCAGCCGGGGCGTCACGGTGATTCACGTGGGGGTGCTGCCCACCCCCGGCGTGAGCTACCTCACCCGGCACCTCGGTGCCGACGCGGGCGTGGTCATCAGCGCCTCGCACAACCCCTACCAGGACAACGGGATCAAGTTCTTCGGCCCCGGCGGCCAGAAGCTCAGCGACGCGACCGAACTGGAGATCGAGGCCGCCATCGACGAGGTGGCCGCGCTGCCGCCCGTCACGGGCATCGACCTCGGCTCGGTGACGAACTATGCGGAGGCCGAACGCATCTACATGGGCTTCCTGCGGGGGCACGCGCCCGACCTCACGGGGCTGCGGGTGGCGATGGACTGCGCGAACGGGGCCGCCTACCGGGTGGGGCCGAAGGTCTTTCAGGCGTCGGGGGCGGACGTGTTCGCCGTCTACACCACCCCCGACGGCCGCAACATCAACCGGGGCTGCGGCTCGACCCATCTGGAGCACCTCCAGCGCCTTGTGCGCGAGGGGGACTACGACCTTGGCGTGGCCTTCGACGGGGACGCCGACCGCGCCCTGTTCGTGGACTCGCGCGGCAACGTCGTCCACGGCGACCACATGCTGCTGCTGGGCGCCCGCGCACGGGGCGAGGCGGCGGTGGTGACCACCCTGATGGCGAACATGGGCCTGGAAGTCAAGCTGAAGGAGGCGGGAGCCCGGCTGGAGCGCACCGCCGTGGGCGACCGCTACGTCCACGAGCGGCTGCACGAGCAGGGCCTGACCCTGGGCGGCGAGCAGAGTGGGCACATGCTTTTCCTCGACGTGTCGCCCACCGGGGACGGCGTGCTCACCGCGCTGCTGACCCTGGGGCACATGCGGAAGCTGGGCACCACCCTCGACGCTCTGCACGACGACCTCGTGATGTTTCCGCAGACGCTGGTGAACGTGCGCGTGGCCGACAAAAAGGCCATCTCCCGCGACGGGAGGGTGCAGGCCGCCGTCGCCGAGGCCGAGGCCCGCCTGAATGGCCGGGGCCGCGTCAACCTCCGCCCCAGCGGCACCGAGAACCTGATCCGGGTGATGGTCGAAGGCCCCGACGAGGCCGAGATCCACGAGGTCGCCCGAACGCTGGCGGGCGTGGTGGAGGCGCGGGGGCAGGGGGGCTGACTTCATCGCGGTCAGGAGACCCCGGGCGCAGCCTCGGGGTCTTTCTTTGTGGGCTTTTCGACAGGCCGTGGCGATTGGCTCGCAGTCTGGAACCGTCACCTTTTTAAAATAGAGATGAAGTCGAGTTGAGACTGTCCTCACGAATGGCCTTCCCTTCCCGCGTCACCCCTGGAGACCCCTGCCTCATGCCTGCTGCCCTGCGCCTGACCCTCTGCCTTGCCCTCGGCCTGACCGCCTGCGGCACCCCGGCCCCGTCACCCGGTCCAGTGACGCCCCCGCCCGTCACGGCCCCGGCGGCTTCGGTCACGGGGCTGCGGCTGGACACCTCGGCCCTGGACCTTACGGTCGGTGCCCAGCGGCGCGTGCAGGCGACGGTGGAGGGCACGGGCAGCTTCAACCCGGCGGTCACCTGGGCGAGCGACCGCCCCGGCGTGGCGAGCGTGGATGGGCAGGGGCAGGTCAGCGCCGTGGGGGCCGGAAGCGCCAGCATCACGGCGACGAGCGTGCAGGACCCGTCCCGCCGGGCCAGCCTGACGGTGACCGTGTCGGCCCCCCCGGCCCCCGTGCCCGGTCCGGTGGCTCCCACCGTCTCGGGGGTCACCCTCAGCGAGCCAGCGCTGGGCCTGACCGTGGGCACGGTTCGGTCGGTCACCGCCACGGTGCAGGGCACGGGCAATTTCAATCCGGCCGTCACCTGGACCACCTCCAACCCGGGGGTGGCGGGCGTGGATGCGGCCGGGCGGATCACCGCCGTCGCCCCCGGCACCGCGACCGTGACCGCGACCAGCGTGAGCGACTCCAGCCAGCGGGCCAGCCTCACCGTGACGGTCAGCGCCCCAGCGCCCACCGCCAGCGTGACGGGGGTGACCCTGTCCCCGGCGAACCTCAGCCTGACGACGGGCGGCAGCCAGACGGTCACGGCGGCGGTACAGGGGACCGGCAGCTTCAACCCGGCTGTCACGTGGTCGACCTCCAACTCCAGTGTGGCGGGCGTGGACGCGGGGGGCCGGGTCACTGCCGCCGCTCCCGGCCAAGCCACCATTACCGCCACCAGTGTGGGCGACCCCAGCCGCCGGGCCAGCCTCACCGTGACCGTCAGCGCCCCGGCGCCCACGGTGACCGGGGTCACCCTCAGCCCCGCCTCCCTGACCCTGACCACGGGCAGCAGCCAGCCCGTCACCGCGACCGTGCAGGGGACGGGGAACTTCGACGCGGCCGTCACGTGGTTCACCTCCAATCCCGGCGTGGCGGGGGTGGACAGCTCGGGGCAGGTCAGCGCCGTGGCCCCCGGCACCGCCACCGTCACCGCCGTCAGCGTGGGCGATTCCAGCCGGAAGATGGCCCTGACCGTGACGGTCGTGGCCCCGTCCCAGCCGCCCACCCCCCAACCCACCACGGACCCCTTCGCCATCACGGTCGTCTTTCCGGACGGCACCCTGCTGACCCCCGCGCAACAGGCCGCCTTCACCGGGGCAGCGGCCCGCTGGTCGCAGGTGATCGCGGCGGGGCTGCCGGATGTGGCGGGCGTGCAGCTTTCCACCGGGGCGCGGGTCACAGTGGACGACCTGACCATCGTGGCGAGCAGCGTGCCCATCGACGGCCCCGGCAAGGTGCTGGGACAGGCCGGGCCAAGGCAGGTGCGGCCCGGCACCAGCCTGCCCCTCTGGGGCGAGATGCAATTCGACTCGGCCGACCTCGCGGGCATGGAGGCGAACGGCACCCTGACCGGCGTGATCCTGCACGAGATGGGCCACGTGCTGGGCCTCGGCACCCTGTGGAACAAGTTCCTGGCGGCCAACGCGGCCTCCTGCACGGCCGCGACCCAGGTGCAGTACACCGGGGCGGCGGGCCTGCGAGAGTACCGGGCGCTGGGCGGGCTGGCCGCCGCCGTCCCGGTCGAGGACAGTTACGGCGAGGGCACCAAGTGCGGCCACTGGAAGAAGTCCGTCTTCGGGGCCGAGCTGATGACCGGCTTCGTGGGCCGGGGCCAGATGCCGCTGAGCCGCCTCACGCTGGGGGCGCTGGCGGACCTGGGCTACAGCGTGAACTACGCGGCGGCGGACGCCTACGCCATGTCCAACGTGGCCGCGCAAGGGCTGGAAACCTTCCCCATCGTCGAGCGGCTGATCACGCCGGACGGGCTGGTAGGCGAGCCGCTGCACGGGCACTGAGGCGGAAAAGACTTACGAGTGGGCCAATTCGCGCCGGAAAAAGGCCAGCAGCCGCCGCTCCACCTCCTCTTGATGGCTCTCGTGGATGTAATGGTCGCCGTCCAGCTCGACCAGCTCACTGCGGGCGCCCGCCGCGCTCAGGGCCGCGTGCATTCGCCGGGCCTGCGAGACCGGGACCTCCCCATCCTGCCGTCCATGCAGGTGCAGAAAGGGGGCCGAACGGGCCGAGGCGTGGGTGACCGGACTCGCCCGCACCGCCAGGTCGGGCCGCTCGGCCAGCGGTGCCCCGAACAGCGCGAAAGGTTCCGGCCCAAACCCCATGGCCGGGTCGAGGAAGTCCATCACCCCGCAGACGTTCCCGACAGCCTGCACCCCGGACGACGCGCCCGGCCAGCCCCCCTCGGTGCCCTCCAAGTCAGGCGGCCCGGCGGTGGTCCCCAGCAGTCCGGCGAGGTGCCCCCCGGCGCTGACGCCCCAGACGCCGATGCGCTCCGGGTCGATGCCGTAAGGGTCGGCGTGGGCACGCAGCCACCGCACCGCCGTCTTGACATCGTGAAGTTGCGCGGGGAAGAGGGCGCCTGGGGCCAGCCGGTCGTCCACACTGACGGTCACGAAGCCCGCCCGCGCCAGAAACACGTTGGCGACCGGCCACTTGCTGAACATCCTCCAGGCGCCCCCGTGCAGGTGCATCACGGCGGGCCGCCGCTCAGAAGTTTTCTCACGGAGCCGCAACAGGTCCAGCCGCAGCCCGTAGGTGGTGAAGGGCAGGTCTTCCAGGAGTTCGAGGTCCGGGGGTGGGAAGGCGGCAGACTCCACCCCACCACCCTATCCGCACGGCAGGCTGGGCCGCCCTCCCCTTCCCTACCCCTCCGTACAATGCCCGCATGACCCCCCCCTCGCCCGATACGCTCGTGCTCATCGACGGACACGCGCTGGCGTTCCGCTCCTACTTCGCGCTGCCGCCCCTGAGCAACAGCAAGGGGGAAGCGACCCACGCGATTCTGGGCTTCCTGCGCCAGACGCTGCGGCTCGCGCGGCAGGCCAGCAACCAGATCATCGTGGTATTCGACCCGCCCGGCGGCAGCTTCCGGCACGAGCAGTACGACGGATACAAGTCGGGCCGCGCCCAGACGCCTTCGGACCTGCCCGGCCAGATTCGCCGCCTGCGTGCCCTGGTGGACGCGCTGGGCTGGCCCCGGCTGGAGGAACTCGGCTACGAGGCCGACGACGTGATCGCCTCGGTGACCCGCATGGCCGAAGGCCGGGGGCTGCAAGTCCGCATCGTGACCTCCGACCGCGACGCCTACCAACTGCTTGACGACCACGTGCGCGTGATCGCCAACGACTTCTCGCTGATCGGCCCGCAGGAGGTGCT
This region of Deinococcus sp. HSC-46F16 genomic DNA includes:
- a CDS encoding Ig-like domain-containing protein, with translation MPAALRLTLCLALGLTACGTPAPSPGPVTPPPVTAPAASVTGLRLDTSALDLTVGAQRRVQATVEGTGSFNPAVTWASDRPGVASVDGQGQVSAVGAGSASITATSVQDPSRRASLTVTVSAPPAPVPGPVAPTVSGVTLSEPALGLTVGTVRSVTATVQGTGNFNPAVTWTTSNPGVAGVDAAGRITAVAPGTATVTATSVSDSSQRASLTVTVSAPAPTASVTGVTLSPANLSLTTGGSQTVTAAVQGTGSFNPAVTWSTSNSSVAGVDAGGRVTAAAPGQATITATSVGDPSRRASLTVTVSAPAPTVTGVTLSPASLTLTTGSSQPVTATVQGTGNFDAAVTWFTSNPGVAGVDSSGQVSAVAPGTATVTAVSVGDSSRKMALTVTVVAPSQPPTPQPTTDPFAITVVFPDGTLLTPAQQAAFTGAAARWSQVIAAGLPDVAGVQLSTGARVTVDDLTIVASSVPIDGPGKVLGQAGPRQVRPGTSLPLWGEMQFDSADLAGMEANGTLTGVILHEMGHVLGLGTLWNKFLAANAASCTAATQVQYTGAAGLREYRALGGLAAAVPVEDSYGEGTKCGHWKKSVFGAELMTGFVGRGQMPLSRLTLGALADLGYSVNYAAADAYAMSNVAAQGLETFPIVERLITPDGLVGEPLHGH
- the glmM gene encoding phosphoglucosamine mutase codes for the protein MTERKYFGTDGVRAVAGEFPLTPAWVMTLGAAAGEVFKRRNPRASVVIGKDTRQSGDMLEAALAAGLTSRGVTVIHVGVLPTPGVSYLTRHLGADAGVVISASHNPYQDNGIKFFGPGGQKLSDATELEIEAAIDEVAALPPVTGIDLGSVTNYAEAERIYMGFLRGHAPDLTGLRVAMDCANGAAYRVGPKVFQASGADVFAVYTTPDGRNINRGCGSTHLEHLQRLVREGDYDLGVAFDGDADRALFVDSRGNVVHGDHMLLLGARARGEAAVVTTLMANMGLEVKLKEAGARLERTAVGDRYVHERLHEQGLTLGGEQSGHMLFLDVSPTGDGVLTALLTLGHMRKLGTTLDALHDDLVMFPQTLVNVRVADKKAISRDGRVQAAVAEAEARLNGRGRVNLRPSGTENLIRVMVEGPDEAEIHEVARTLAGVVEARGQGG
- a CDS encoding phosphotransferase, producing MRLAALVGDLRRLSGPGPARSARVWPGELRAAFPGRRQLREAWVGEGAAFARYAGGSSPLFLKYLPAGWRDERAYVRLGREAAYLRDLAPLSPVPHARFRHAASDPARLGAHLVTEDLTDATTGWGAFATDAEREDALERIARLLARHHAFWLERPELCGEWGWDPARAVRRAGRVRVAPDWTDGEGAAVRAAAEALPALLAATRGVTLAHGDLHAGQVLWSRADGSPILIDYGQTHAAPLGEDLAHLLYVRLDASDRARLGPRLRGAYLAELAAHGVRRSEAEWRAEERAGLALNVLATAAQVGRDPGSGVREALARVTAGWHGEG
- a CDS encoding alpha/beta hydrolase fold domain-containing protein; the protein is MESAAFPPPDLELLEDLPFTTYGLRLDLLRLREKTSERRPAVMHLHGGAWRMFSKWPVANVFLARAGFVTVSVDDRLAPGALFPAQLHDVKTAVRWLRAHADPYGIDPERIGVWGVSAGGHLAGLLGTTAGPPDLEGTEGGWPGASSGVQAVGNVCGVMDFLDPAMGFGPEPFALFGAPLAERPDLAVRASPVTHASARSAPFLHLHGRQDGEVPVSQARRMHAALSAAGARSELVELDGDHYIHESHQEEVERRLLAFFRRELAHS
- a CDS encoding DNA glycosylase AlkZ-like family protein; translated protein: MPPTPAALRALAHRTLTRQPSIQAALNEMGFLQADPIRAPARAQDLTLMQRVRGYRAGDLERLYTTLDAEEDMLPNYGFVPRRVQALLHPREVGETRIEREHPELLDEVRALLRESGESGELHPREVAARLGRGRVANAWGGQSAASTRALDALHHRGEARVTRRVSGVRLYGPAPHLAALRERPLSLEERLRGAVHLLAALYAPLPEASLGYLVSLSGFGLPHLRSELRTAFRRAVREELHGERVDGLRYVWPAEWDVSAPATPRGVRIVGPFDPLVWDRRRFAHLHGWTYRLEAYTPAEKRQFGYYALPVFQAERAVGWANLRAEGGELRADLNFAPGVRETVALRRGLEAELGRYRRFLGLEG